One region of Brachyhypopomus gauderio isolate BG-103 chromosome 9, BGAUD_0.2, whole genome shotgun sequence genomic DNA includes:
- the LOC143523043 gene encoding cytochrome P450 2J2-like, protein MQPAALLQCLDLKGFLLFLVVFLVVMDYLKNKNPPNYPPGPLALPFLGNIFNHDPKEPHIYLTKLGHTYNNIFALRTGRDKMVFITGYKMVKEALVNQAEIFVDRPYSPLAIRIYSGNGGLFISNGEMWKKQRRFALSTLRTFGLGKKTMEVAICEESRFLQDEMDREKGEAFNPAALFNNAVSNIICQLVFGQRFDYTDHNFQLMLKYLSEAVQLEGSIWAQLYEAFPGIMKHLPGSHNTIFSNYKCIYEFMGKYLNKHKKDLDPTCPRDYMDCFLIEKQNSHNPADGFTEENLLRCTLDLFAAGTETTATALRWGLIYLITYPQIQDKVQAEIDRVIGQSRQPCMADRPNMPYTDAVIHEILRKGDIVPLNGPRVATKDTTLGGYFIPKGTGLMPILHSVLFDESEWETPHSFNPAHFLDNEGKFVRREAFLPFSAGKRVCLGERLAWMELFLFFVSLFQKFRFSTVEGVQLDMDGVVGTTRVPRPFKIYAKAR, encoded by the exons ATGCAGCCTGCTGCCCTGCTCCAGTGTTTGGACCTGAAAGGATTTCTGCTCTTTCTGGTTGTTTTCCTGGTTGTCATGGACTACCTAAAGAACAAGAATCCACCGAACTACCCACCTGGACCCCTCGCTCTGCCGTTCCTGGGGAACATTTTTAACCACGACCCCAAAGAGCCACATATTTACTTGACCAAG CTTGGCCATACTTACAACAATATATTTGCCCTGCGAACTGGGAGGGACAAAATGGTCTTCATCACCGGTTACAAAATGGTGAAGGAGGCTCTAGTGAACCAGGCTGAAATCTTTGTGGATCGTCCTTACAGTCCCCTGGCAATAAGGATCTATTCGGGAAATG GTGGTCTGTTTATTAGCAATGGTGAAATGTGGAAGAAGCAGCGTCGTTTTGCTCTGTCCACCCTGAGGACTTTTGGCCTGGGAAAGAAAACCATGGAGGTGGCCATCTGTGAGGAGAGCCGCTTCCTGCAGGACGAAATGGACAGAGAAAAAG GAGAGGCTTTCAATCCTGCTGCCCTGTTCAACAATGCCGTCTCCAACATCATCTGCCAGTTGGTGTTTGGCCAGAGATTTGATTACACTGATCACAACTTCCAGCTAATGCTGAAATACCTGTCAGAAGCAGTTCAACTAGAGGGGTCCATATGGGCACAG CTTTATGAAGCTTTTCCTGGCATAATGAAGCATCTTCCTGGAAGCCACAATACTATTTTCAGCAACTACAAGTGCATTTATGAATTCATGGGAAAGTacctaaacaaacacaaaaaagatCTGGACCCAACCTGTCCTCGAGACTACATGGACTGTTTTCTAATTGAAAAACAG AACTCTCATAATCCAGCTGATGGGTTTACTGAGGAAAACCTCCTTCGGTGCACACTGGATCTCTTCGCTGCAGGAACTGAAACCACTGCAACTGCATTGCGCTGGGGTCTCATCTACCTAATCACATACCCTCAGATCCAAG ACAAGGTCCAGGCAGAGATAGACAGAGTGATTGGACAGTCACGCCAACCCTGTATGGCTGACAGACCCAACATGCCCTACACTGATGCGGTCATCCATGAGATTCTAAGGAAAGGCGATATTGTGCCTCTTAACGGCCCAAGAGTAGCAACGAAAGACACAACACTTGGGGGGTACTTCATTCCAAAG GGAACTGGACTGATGCCAATACTTCACTCTGTTTTGTTTGATGAAAGTGAGTGGGAGACCCCACACAGCTTCAACCCTGCTCATTTCCTGGATAACGAGGGCAAGTTTGTGCGACGAGAAGCATTCTTGCCGTTCTCTGCAG GAAAGAGGGTGTGTCTGGGGGAGCGGCTGGCGTGGATGGAGCTCTTCCTGTTTTTCGTCAGTCTCTTCCAGAAATTCCGTTTTTCTACAGTAGAGGGCGTGCAACTTGACATGGATGGCGTAGTGGGAACCACACGTGTTCCTCGTCCTTTCAAAATCTATGCAAAGGCACGATAA
- the hook1 gene encoding protein Hook homolog 1: MDLNKTVLCESLIIWLQTFNTAAPCKTVDDLTKGASMAQALHQIDPSWFSESWLTRIKEDVGDNMRLKMNNLKKILQMIVDYYNEVLNQQISGFPLPDLTQVVEHANPVELGRLLQLILGCAVKCERKQEYIQIIMTLEESVQHVVMTAIQELMSKESMAHFGAESLGDVEQQLKKALEDLAELVAEKEELSQRCQELDIQVTVLQEERNSLLAENDLLTDRASQLDSFGDPNTSTGKKHSLLQLQIEQLQEENFRLEAGKDDYRIHCEELEKQLVELQHRNDELTSLTEESRLLRDELDVLRSCSDRAVKLEASVETYRKKLEDLSDLRRQVRDLEDRNMSYMQNTVSLEEELRKANAARAQLETYKRQVQELHRKLSEQTRRADNLAFEMKKFQEKHEALLKEKERIIIERDSLKETNEELRCTQAQQDQLLQAGMYKTGSLSHDNLAAEMLPSEFREKFIRLQHENKMLRVQQDDFENQRMAELQEQLEQSRRERSELDTENRLDRERVSELQQQVEDLQKALQTQGTKAEDSHLRRKLDAHMVQLNEAQDEIMKKKELLDDLQPDGTQTSLKLEELTAALKKKDDDMKAMEERYKMYLEKARNVIRALDPKLNPASAEIQSLKILLSEKERRIVALEKECEQAKLREYEEKLIVTAWYNKSLSFQKMAIDSRLTGRSNSLAPPGQSFLSQQRQVTNARRTMSINMPASSK, encoded by the exons ATGGATTTGAACAAAACGGTGCTCTGTGAGAGCCTGATCATTTGG CTGCAGACCTTCAACACTGCAGCCCCATGTAAGACGGTGGACGACCTGACGAAAGGCGCGTCCATGGCACAGGCTCTACACCAGAT AGATCCTTCCTGGTTCAGTGAGAGCTGGCTCACACGCATTAAGGAAGATGTAGGAGATAACATGAGACTGAAG ATGAACAACCTCAAAAAGATCCTGCAGATGATAGTTGATTACTACAATGAG GTTCTGAATCAGCAGATCTCTGGGTTCCCTTTGCCTGACCTGACACAGGTGGTTGAGCATGCTAACCCCGTGGAACTGGGGCGCCTCCTGCAGCTCATCCTGGGCTGTGCAGTCAAATGTGAGAGGAAGCAAG AGTATATCCAGATCATAATGACTCTGGAAGAGTCTGTGCAGCACGTGGTGATGACTGCTATACAGGAG CTCATGAGCAAAGAGTCCATGGCCCATTTTGGAGCTGAGTCACTGGGGGACGTAGAACAACAG TTGAAGAAAGCTCTGGAGGACTTGGCCGAGCTGGTGGCAGAGAAGGAGGAACTGTCCCAGCGATGCCAGGAACTGGACATTCAG GTGACCGTGCTGCAGGAGGAACGGAACAGCCTGCTGGCGGAGAACGATCTCCTGACCGATCGAGCCAGTCAGCTGGACTCGTTtggtgatccaaacacctcgaCGGGGAAGAAGCACAGCCTGCTTCAGCTGCAGATCGAGCAGCTTCAGGAGGAGAACTTCAG actggAAGCGGGCAAGGATGACTACCGTATCCACTgtgaggagctggagaagcagCTGGTGGAACTTCAACATCGTAACGACGAGCTCACCAGCTTGACCGAGGAGTCGCGCTTGCTCAGGGACGAGCTGGACGTTCTCAG GAGCTGTTCCGACCGGGCGGTGAAGCTGGAAGCCTCTGTGGAGACGTACCGTAAGAAGCTAGAAGACCTAAGTGACCTGCGGCGGCAGGTCAGGGACCTGGAGGACAGGAATATGAGCTACATGCAGAACACGGTCAGCCTGGAGGAGGAGCTTCGCAAGGCCAACGCCGCACGTGCCCAGCTGGAGACCTACAAGAGACAG GTTCAGGAACTTCACAGGAAGTTGTCCGAGCAGACACGGAGGGCTGATAATCTGGCTTTTGAGATGAAGAAGTTTCAGGAGAAGCATGAGGCTCTATTGAAGGAGAAAGAG CGAATCATCATTGAGCGTGACTCTCTGAAAGAGACCAATGAGGAGCTCCGATGTACACAAGCTCAACAAGATCAGCTTCTCCAAGCAG GAATGTATAAGACTGGGAGCCTGAGCCATGACAACTTGGCAGCTGAGATGTTGCCCAGTGAattcag ggagaagTTCATCCGTTTGCAGCATGAGAATAAGATGCTGCGTGTGCAGCAGGACGACTTTGAGAACCAGCGAATGGCAGAGCTGCAGGAACAGCTGGAACAGTCACGACGGGAACGCAGCGAGCTCGACACAGAGAACAG gctggacagagagagggtcAGTGAACTGCAGCAGCAGGTAGAAGACTTGCAGAAAGCCCTCCAGACCCAGGGAACCAAAGCTGAGGAC TCTCACCTGAGGAGGAAGCTGGATGCTCATAT GGTGCAACTTAATGAAGCCCAAGATGAGATCATGAAGAAGAAGGAGCTTCTCGATGACCTTCAGCCTGACGGCACCCAAACAT CCCTGAAGCTGGAGGAGCTGACGGCTGCTCTGAAGAAGAAAGACGACGACATGAAAGCAATGGAGGAGAGATACAAGATGTACCTGGAGAAAGCGCGCAAT GTGATCCGGGCACTGGACCCAAAACTCAACCCAGCCTCAGCTGAGATCCAGTCTCTGAAGATCCTGCTctcagagaaggagaggagaatcGTTGCTTTGGAG AAAGAATGTGAGCAGGCCAAACTGAGGGAGTATGAGGAGAAGCTCATTGTTACTGCCTGGTACAATAAG aGCTTGAGTTTTCAGAAGATGGCGATCGATTCACGGCTGACTGGGCGTTCGAACTCTCTGGCGCCCCCTGGGCAGTCCTTCCTGTCCCAGCAGCGTCAGGTGACCAACGCCCGGCGCACCATGTCAATCAACATGCCCGCCTCCTCTAAATAA
- the LOC143523054 gene encoding E3 ubiquitin-protein ligase RNF170, with protein MHTCHNFYNRSSLVTQHSGHDQAEGQQDMSHSCASVANRDVHCPVCLHTCVFPVQTNCGHLFCAPCLISYWKHGSWLAAISCPLCRQTVNVMYGLFHESTTDRTQSEVLGHIRDYNKRYSGTPRRVSDYLSDAPLLLPILFRAVGNIGGLVWLFLLRVALCGFGAAASLVSPLGAVPGPFSGTLELLDDLLVVFLLLISIINIQQMAPERATRTHGILTNTL; from the exons ATGCACACCTGTCACAACTTCTACAACAG GTCTTCTCTGGTCACACAGCACTCTGGTCATGACCAGGCAGAAGGCCAGCAG GACATGTCTCACTCATGTGCATCTGTAGCTAACAGGGATGTCCACTGTCCAGTCTGCTTACACACATGCGTCTTCCCTGTACAGACCAACTGTGGGCATTTATTCTGTG ctccttgTCTTATATCCTATTGGAAGCACGGCTCCTGGCTGGCTGCTATCAGCTGTCCTTTGTGCAGACAAACG GTGAATGTGATGTATGGTCTATTTCACGAGAGCACGACAGACAGGACACAGAGCGAGGTGCTGGGTCACATCAGAGACTACAACAAGCGCTACTCTGGGACTCCGCGCAGG GTGAGTGATTACCTGAGCGACGCCCCTCTCCTGCTGCCAATCCTGTTCCGGGCTGTGGGGAACATAGGTGGTCTGGTTTGGCTCTTCCTGCTCAGGGTGGCCCTGTGCGGCTTCGGGGCGGCTGCATCCCTGGTCTCCCCATTGGGAGCTGTGCCTGGGCCCTTCAGCGGCACACTGGAGCTCCTAGACGACCTGCTGGTGGTCTTCCTACTCCTCATCTCCATTATTAACATCCAGCAGATGGCGCCAGAGAGAGCCACTAGGACACATGGGATACTTACAAACACGCTATAA
- the pfas gene encoding phosphoribosylformylglycinamidine synthase yields the protein MPVLRFYRREGSEESRVLRRVKLLYPLVTVSTELCYNVDLKDTDSVSEDQKEVLRWLFSPPQSKDLWDESTLRTTAPGERLVEIGPRLNFSTAWSTNTVSICQSAGMGVVTRVELSRRHLIKNGPEKDAEMEKLIGLLYDSMTECVYPEPVASFSVDVRPQEVFEVDVLSKGRSALEKVNDELGLAFDSWDLDYYTSLFQRVQRNPTSVECFDLAQSNSEHSRHWFFRGRMVIDGQEQTDTLFSLIMGTQQHSNQNNIIKFCDNSSGIKGMELECMYPTDPAHASCYETRRTTRHVIFTAETHNFPTGVAPFSGSTTGTGGRIRDVQSAGRGGHVIAGTAGYCFGNLHIPGFALPWEETGWNYPSSFAPPLQVAIEASDGASDYGNKFGEPVLAGFARSFGMRLANGERREWIKPIMFSGGIGSIEDKHVKKEEAEPGMEVVKIGGPVYRIGVGGGAASSVQVQGDNSSERDLGAVQRGDPEMEQKMNRALRACLERASGNPVCSIHDQGAGGNGNVLKELSEPSGAIIYASAFNRGDPTLSILEVWGAEYQESNALLLRPSDRGFLETVCRREKCPVDFVGKITGDGKIVLVDDPSGRVAGGRCPVDLELEWVLGKMPQKEFVLDRVVPSLQPLSLPPGLCVLPALERVLRLPAVASKRYLTNKVDRSVTGLVAQQQCVGPLHTPLADVAVVALSPFSLQGCATAIGEQPIKGLVSPAAGARMAVGEALTNLVFAQVTDLKDVKCSGNWMWAAKLPGEGVCLWEACQAMCKVMGQLGVAVDGGKDSLSMAARVGGETVKAPGSLVISVYAVCPDITATVTPDLEDPNGQGVLLYVPVTAGTHRLGGSALAQCFGQLGDCSPDLEHPDLLDACFRTTQTLIQDRLLSAGHDVSDGGLISCLLEMAFAGNRGVEVDLPFAGVGVMEALFAEELGLVLEARESDVTNVCQRYTNAGLVCHRIGSTQGLGPDAMVRVSLCGQEVLNERLPTLRALWESTSFQLERLQANPLCVQQEEEGLATRTQPFLKLTFDPAQAPRVKELGVGKPRVAVVREEGSNGDREMAAALFMAGFEVWDVTMQDLCSGSATLDPFRAVVFVGGFSYADVLGSAKGWAAVVTFNLRARQEFERFRRRDDTLSLGVCNGCQLLALLGWVGGASDGGSDVTLTQNKSGRFESRFVSVAVLPSPAVMLKGMEGSALGVWVAHGEGLLQFRSPEAQNTLLSASLAPLRYVDDSGAPTETYPMNPNGSALGIAGICSPDGRHLAMMPHPERAVLSWQWAWAPASLRASLEPSPWRRMFHNAAAWCLSQGE from the exons ATGCCTGTGTTGCGCTTCTACAGGAGGGAGGGGTCTGAGGAGAGCCGTGTTTTGCGCAGGGTCAAACTGCTGTACCCACTGGTCACCGTATCGACCGAGCTGTGCTACAACGTGGACCTGAAAG ataCTGACTCTGTGAGTGAAGATCAGAAGGAGGTCCTGCGATGGTTGTTCAGTCCTCCTCAGTCCAAAGATCTTTGGGATGAGTCCACACTCCGAACCACCGCACCAGGAGAGAGACTCGTGGAGATTGGCCCTAG GCTGAACTTCTCCACTGCATGGTCAACAAACACAGTGTCCATCTGTCAGAGTGCTGGCATGGGTGTGGTGACCAGGGTGGAACTGTCCCGTAGGCATCTCATCAAG AACGGACCAGAGAAGGATGCTGAGATGGAGAAGCTGATTGGTCTGCTCTACGACAGCATGACTGAGTGCGTCTACCCCGAACCCGTCGCGTCCTTCTCCGTGGATGTGCGACCGCAGGAAGTGTTCGAGGTGGACGTTCTGAGCAAAGGTCGCTCTGCCTTAGAGAAGGTCAACGATGAGCTGG gtCTGGCCTTCGACTCCTGGGATCTGGACTACTACACGTCATTGTTCCAGAGGGTGCAGAGAAACCCCACCAGTGTTGAGTGCTTTGATCTGGCCCAGTCCAACAG TGAGCACAGCCGCCATTGGTTCTTTCGTGGACGGATGGTGATTGACGGGCAGGAGCAGACCGACACGCTGTTCAGCCTCATCATGGGCACCCAGCAGCACAGCAATCAGAACAACATTATCAAGTTCTGTGACAACAGCAG tggtatTAAAGGCATGGAACTGGAGTGTATGTACCCTACTGACCCTGCGCATGCTAGCTGCTATGAGACCAGACGCACCACCAGACATGTCATCTTCACTGCAGAGACCCACAACTTCCCCACGG GGGTTGCTCCGTTTAGTGGATCCACCACTGGCACCGGCGGGCGAATCCGAGATGTGCAGAGCGCGGGGCGAGGAGGTCACGTGATTGCGGGCACTGCTGGCTACTGCTTCGGGAACCTCCACATCCCAG GTTTTGCCCTCCCGTGGGAGGAGACTGGATGGAACTACCCCTCTAGTTTTGCCCCTCCCCTCCAGGTAGCTATTGAAGCCAGCGACGGTGCCTCGGACTACGGCAACAAATTTGGAGAGCCGGTGCTAGCGG GCTTCGCCAGATCGTTTGGAATGCGACTGGCCAATGGGGAACGTCGGGAGTGGATCAAGCCAATCATGTTCAGTGGTGGGATTGGCTCCATTGAGGATAAACATGTGAagaaggaggaggcggagcctg GTATGGAGGTGGTAAAAATAGGTGGCCCGGTGTACAGGATTGGTGTAGGGGGAGGGGCGGCATCCTCTGTACAG gtgcaGGGTGATAATTCCAGCGAGCGTGATCTGGGTGCAGTACAGAGAGGAGATCCTGAAATGGAGCAGAAGATGAATCGGGCTCTCCGGGCCTGTCTGGAGAGAGCGTCTGGGAATCCCGTCTGTAGCATACACGACCAGGGAGCCGGCGGCAACG GAAACGTGCTGAAGGAGCTGAGTGAGCCGTCTGGAGCGATCATCTACGCCAGCGCGTTTAAC CGAGGTGACCCCACCCTCAGTATTCTGGAGGTGTGGGGGGCGGAGTATCAGGAGAGTAACGCTCTGTTGCTCCGCCCGTCTGACCGGGGTTTCCTGGAAACTGTGTGTCGGAGGGAGAAATGCCCTGTCGACTTTGTGGGTAAAATCACCGGTGATGGCAAG ATTGTTCTTGTGGATGATCCGTCTGGTCGAGTGGCCGGTGGGCGGTGTCCTGTGGATCTGGAGTTGGAATGGGTGCTGGGAAAGATGCCTCAGAAG GAGTTCGTACTGGATCGCGTGGTCCCCTCTCTGCAGCCCCTGTCTCTCCCACCAGGCTTGTGTGTCCTGCCTGCTCTAGAGAGGGTCCTCAGGTTGCCCGCAGTGGCCAGCAAACGTTACCTCACTAACAAG GTGGATCGTTCTGTCACTGGATTGGTTGCTCAGCAGCAGTGTGTGGGGCCCCTCCACACCCCATTGGCTGATGTAGCTGTGGTTGCCCTCTCACCATTCAGTCTCCAGGGCTGTGCTACAGCAATTGGGGAGCAGCCAATCAAAGGCCTGGTTTCCCCAGCAGCAGGGGCTCGAATGGCTGTGGGGGAGGCACTCACTAATCTGGTGTTTGCTCAAGTCACTGATTTAAAG gATGTAAAGTGCAGTGGTAACTGGATGTGGGCAGCCAAACTCCCAGGGGAAGGCGTGTGTCTGTGGGAGGCGTGTCAGGCCATGTGTAAGGTCATGGGTCAGCTGGGCGTGGCCGTAGATGGTGGGAAGGATTCTCTCAGCATGGCTGCTCGTGTCGGTGGAGAAACCGTCAAAGCACCAg GCTCGTTAGTGATTTCTGTGTATGCTGTGTGTCCTGACATCACTGCTACTGTCACCCCTGATCTGGAAGACCCAAATGGCCAAG GCGTGTTGCTGTATGTCCCTGTGACAGCAGGGACACACAGGTTGGGTGGCTCGGCTCTGGCTCAGTGTTTTGGGCAGCTGGGAGATTGCAGCCCAGACCTGGAGCACCCTGACCTGCTCGATGCCTGTTTCCgtaccacacagacactcatccAGG ACCGTCTGCTGAGCGCAGGACATGATGTCAGCGACGGAGGGCTCATTTCCTGTCTGTTAGAGATGGCCTTTGCAGGAAATCGTGGCGTGGAAGTGGACTTGCCCTTCGCTGGGGTTGGAG TGATGGAGGCCCTGTTCGCCGAGGAGCTCGGCCTGGTGCTGGAGGCACGTGAGAGTGACGTGACGAATGTGTGCCAGCGTTACACAAACGCTGGCCTCGTCTGCCACAGAATCGGGAGTACGCAAGGTTTGGGCCCCGACGCCATG GTCAGAGTGAGTTTGTGTGGACAGGAAGTGCTGAACGAACGCCTACCCACACTCAGAGCATTATGGGAAAGTACAAGTTTCCAGCTGGAGCGTCTGCAGGCCAATCCGCTCTGTGTGcagcaggaagaggagggacTAGCCACCCGCACCCAGCCCTTCCTCaaactgacctttgaccctgctCAGGCACCTAGAGTCAAAGAGCTTG GGGTGGGGAAGCCGCGGGTTGCGGTGGTCCGAGAGGAAGGCAGCAATGGTGATCGAGAGATGGCCGCCGCCCTCTTCATGGCTGGATTTGAG GTATGGGATGTCACAATGCAGGATCTGTGCTCCGGCTCCGCGACCCTTGACCCATTTCGAGCTGTTGTGTTTGTGGGCGGCTTCAGTTATGCAGATGTGCTTGGATCGGCTAAAG GCTGGGCAGCCGTCGTGACCTTTAACCTTCGAGCCCGGCAGGAGTTTGAGCGTTTCCGGCGTCGGGATGACACTTTGAGTCTGGGGGTGTGTAACGGCTGCCAGCTACTCGCCCTCCTCGGCTGGGTGGGGGGGGCCAGCGACGGAG GTTCTGATGTGACCCTGACCCAAAATAAATCCGGGCGGTTCGAGTCACGGTTCGTGAGCGTGGCTGTTCTTCCATCACCCGCCGTCATGCTGAAGGGAATGGAGGGATCTGCTCTGGGCGTTTGGGTCGCCCACGGAGAAG GTCTGCTACAGTTCCGCTCCCCTGAAGCCCAGAACACGCTGCTCTCCGCCTCTCTGGCGCCTCTGCGCTACGTGGATGACTCTGGAGCCCCCACCGAGACCTACCCCATGAACCCCAACGGTTCCGCCCTGGGCATCGCGGGCATCTGCTCGCCCGACGGGCGCCACCTGGCCATGATGCCCCACCCTGAGCGGGCCGTGCTGAGCTGGCAGTGGGCCTGGGCCCCCGCCTCCCTCAGGGCCTCCCTGGAGCCATCGCCGTGGCGACGCATGTTCCACAACGCTGCTGCCTGGTGTCTGAGCcaaggagagtga